The Cryptomeria japonica chromosome 2, Sugi_1.0, whole genome shotgun sequence region AACTGAGCATGGCATCGTATATGGAGTCCTTATCAAAGCGTATGACCTTGAATTACATCTCTTCAACTGAAGTTGGGTTTTTGAGAGCCATAGCACCAAAATATAGAAGCAAGACAAAGTTGATCCTCAGATTCATGAACAAAGAAGATATTGACCCTTCAATAAACGAAACATATGGTTCCATGCTAAGAGATTTAACATCTTTGAAGGAATTTGCCTCTGGGATCCTGGTTCCGAAGAGCTACATATGGCCACTTGACCCGCAGCGGTATTTACAAGCTCCTACAGATCTTGTTAAAGATGCACATGCTGTAGGGCTGGAAATTTTCGCTTCTGATTTTAACAATGATGGATATGATATGAGCTACAATTATAGCTATGATCCAATACGAGAGTACTTACAGTTTGTGGACAACAAGAATTTCGCTGTGGATGGCTTTCTAACAGATTTTTCAGTAACAGCATCAGAAGCAATAGGTGCAGCATCTTCATACTTACAATTTTTGCCTAATCTATGCCTTGAATTATTTATGATTTCTTTCAAGGCCTAATTTCTGTGAGTGATTACAAAATTTATCTTTTAGCTATATTTATCTTGGTATTTTAGAGCCTTGGACTTAATCGGATTCTTTTTAATTAATGACAATGCAGCTTGCTATGCTCACAACAATGCCAGTCGTTCTCCTGAGGCAGGTACACAGAATCACTTGCATTATCCTTCCTAGTAATTTGTTGTCTGTCTTTTATTCTAAATTCCTTACAAAGATTTCGAAGTACTTTCAGAAGACCTTCAGAATTTTATAAATTGGTTAGTAACATTAATCATGTTTGATTTCTGACTACAGGAAACCCGTTAATTATTTCCCACAATGGAGCAAGTGGTGACTACCCAGGTTGTACCGATGTTGCATATCAGGCTGCTATAAGAGATGGtgttgactatattgattgcagtGTCCAAATAACAAGAGATGGCATAGCATTTTGTAGGGAATCACCGGACCTTTTTGTGGGGACAACTATAGCATCAAACTCTGCATTTTATCCTTCTCGTATGAAAACAATTCCAACCATCAAGAATGATCAAGGCATCTTCACATTTGATCTCACATGGAAGGAAATTCAAAGCTTGACAGGTAAGATTAGTCTATCTCCAAGCCGAGCAATCAATCACAAACAAATAAGCATCTCCCTTGTTTATTAGGTAACACCTGAATATGCAAGTTTGAAGTGGCAATCTGCAATGTTTCGATATTTTTAGCCTTCCCTTCATGATAACTCAAGAAACATATAAACGATGGCTATAAATATTAAACATAGTTAAGAGTGTTTAACCAAAGTAGGCACATAAATTTTAATTCTTGTATCGAGTATTACTCATTATTTCCGATTCTTAGGGGTAACTAACACGATATCGTATAAAAACTTCTTGGTTTATGCAGTGAACATATATAATAAATATGAGAAAGATTATCAGCTTTATCGAAATCCTGCAGCAGCTAATGTTGGGAAATACATGAACTTGACTGCTTTTCTCGAATTCGCAATACAAGTCAACATTAGTGTTCTTATCAGCATTGAGGTATAGTTTTTGGAGCTGATTATCACATCTGAGAAAAGgcattgaccatgtttttattaTATACAAATTCTGTCACTATCCAAACATATTTTACCGTTAAAGAAATTATGAGAGAACGCTTTTTGTGTTGTTTACAGAATGCGCGGGCAATAATATCAGAACGGAACCTTGATGTCACAAATGCCACTCTTTCTGCTTTAAATCAAACTGGATATAATAAAATATCAGACAGGATCATGATACAATCTGATGACAGTGCTGTGCTCCTCCAGTTTAAGCAAAGAACGAACTTTAAGCTTATTTATAAAGTACTTGAAGCTGATGTCACTGTCTCTAGTTCTGCCATCGAGGAGATCAGAAAATTTGCCAACACAGTAGCACTGCCGAGGAGTAGTTTATTCCGGCTTGCAAACAACTACTTTCTGTTAGCTGCTCCAGACGTTGTCAAGCGCTTTCACAATCATAATATTTCAGTTTTCGTCTACACTCTGAGAAATGAATTCCCTTCTTTAGCCTTTGATTTTCTCGCAGATCCAACAATGGAAATCAACTCTTTTGTACAAGTCGCCAAAGTAGATGGGCTTGTCACTGACTTCCCAGCAACAGCAAAAGCATATTTAGGTAGGTCATTAGCTTTAAGTTAATTTTTAATGTCTTTTTTCCATGATAACATTTAATAGAATATTAACGCTTCTCTTTTACTTCCCTCTTACATGCATTATATGCATTCAGTTTCTTACCGTGAAATCTTATGTGAATCTGCTTCAATAATCATATATTTGTGCTTAAGAGCATATGCCATGGATTTcccaatttttaattatttaggaTTTGGTACTATCCAACAACATTTAATCCAGCTTTGTGGTTTTACAATTTTTATCATTATTTATAATTTCATGCAGACAATCGGTGTAAGAACAAAACTGAAttgaatgttgtatttattttaatGTCTACATGGGACCCCATAGAGTCTTTCGGTGGTGCAGATATTTGCCAGATCATTAACAAGATAATGCTTGTAAATTAGAAGTCAATCACCAGGGAAAATTTACACGCGCCCATAAATCAGCAGCACACATCCACAGAAG contains the following coding sequences:
- the LOC131071365 gene encoding glycerophosphodiester phosphodiesterase GDPDL7 isoform X1 codes for the protein MACRLLPLLLVAFVCLCSNQEAFAKKNLWKTLSGEAPLVIARGGLSGLFPDYVKIAYEFAINNSLYEAVMFCDLQLTKDGQGICRTNLDLENSTNIQLAYPNRNSTYLVNGKNISGYFSIDFTADELFNNVSAIQSYPTRTHSLDQINAPFSPEEFSGVGQSSIWLNVQYSNFFDEHKLSMASYMESLSKRMTLNYISSTEVGFLRAIAPKYRSKTKLILRFMNKEDIDPSINETYGSMLRDLTSLKEFASGILVPKSYIWPLDPQRYLQAPTDLVKDAHAVGLEIFASDFNNDGYDMSYNYSYDPIREYLQFVDNKNFAVDGFLTDFSVTASEAIACYAHNNASRSPEAGNPLIISHNGASGDYPGCTDVAYQAAIRDGVDYIDCSVQITRDGIAFCRESPDLFVGTTIASNSAFYPSRMKTIPTIKNDQGIFTFDLTWKEIQSLTVNIYNKYEKDYQLYRNPAAANVGKYMNLTAFLEFAIQVNISVLISIENARAIISERNLDVTNATLSALNQTGYNKISDRIMIQSDDSAVLLQFKQRTNFKLIYKVLEADVTVSSSAIEEIRKFANTVALPRSSLFRLANNYFLLAAPDVVKRFHNHNISVFVYTLRNEFPSLAFDFLADPTMEINSFVQVAKVDGLVTDFPATAKAYLGNKCLHPRTEDDYLMFLVDPGVDLSNLQPENFGPAIAPEPSLSSVTNSPLPSLKEALAPGPDSKSPSTSPDPRKNSSNRCSGRSLFVSLMIAVLLFLNSH
- the LOC131071365 gene encoding glycerophosphodiester phosphodiesterase GDPDL3 isoform X2, translating into MRLHHTGEAPLVIARGGLSGLFPDYVKIAYEFAINNSLYEAVMFCDLQLTKDGQGICRTNLDLENSTNIQLAYPNRNSTYLVNGKNISGYFSIDFTADELFNNVSAIQSYPTRTHSLDQINAPFSPEEFSGVGQSSIWLNVQYSNFFDEHKLSMASYMESLSKRMTLNYISSTEVGFLRAIAPKYRSKTKLILRFMNKEDIDPSINETYGSMLRDLTSLKEFASGILVPKSYIWPLDPQRYLQAPTDLVKDAHAVGLEIFASDFNNDGYDMSYNYSYDPIREYLQFVDNKNFAVDGFLTDFSVTASEAIACYAHNNASRSPEAGNPLIISHNGASGDYPGCTDVAYQAAIRDGVDYIDCSVQITRDGIAFCRESPDLFVGTTIASNSAFYPSRMKTIPTIKNDQGIFTFDLTWKEIQSLTVNIYNKYEKDYQLYRNPAAANVGKYMNLTAFLEFAIQVNISVLISIENARAIISERNLDVTNATLSALNQTGYNKISDRIMIQSDDSAVLLQFKQRTNFKLIYKVLEADVTVSSSAIEEIRKFANTVALPRSSLFRLANNYFLLAAPDVVKRFHNHNISVFVYTLRNEFPSLAFDFLADPTMEINSFVQVAKVDGLVTDFPATAKAYLGNKCLHPRTEDDYLMFLVDPGVDLSNLQPENFGPAIAPEPSLSSVTNSPLPSLKEALAPGPDSKSPSTSPDPRKNSSNRCSGRSLFVSLMIAVLLFLNSH